The Triticum aestivum cultivar Chinese Spring chromosome 3A, IWGSC CS RefSeq v2.1, whole genome shotgun sequence genome includes a region encoding these proteins:
- the LOC123063322 gene encoding uncharacterized protein isoform X1, translated as MSQGSPAATGSGSGTAEPAHGQHGDSSPNAAAAASATPSAVAADASSSFSPPPLPPAAPLQRPQEERGGEQAGGSSSAAAGVDRNGKNLPSAPAVPSSESSSSSSGGSSPEDADAAASGSRPFDSTAVFQQLLREQTAIKEAGGPLAEGTSKKKKPEEAQVKSSHAIAELCHNLIKFFLGEEWHYSEHVNYQTHPITEVRKYYRVPDLATGQGVDHLDAYSEFRRVTGDGECFYRSFIFSYLEQVLDRQDTHEEHRLLDAVKRVSVQHADLGWTSKFPRSYRAFKKLIKKLKRWKRHGMWKWNSITSTSSYRKEKLLEFFRSYDTTQDILTFLRLVVAIWICSHREEYEQRVPDLSEHYSLKDWCFEHVTPSREYTDHVMMTALAEALEVPLRVEQLNGGPAHDIYTGPGPGVPLVSVTLLYMGIHYDVLYPRAAPAESSSQQNSQ; from the exons ATGAGCCAAGGTTCTCCCGCCGCGACGGGGTCCGGTTCAGGGACAGCAGAGccggcccatgggcagcacggggaCTCCtcccccaacgccgccgccgccgcctccgccaccccgAGCGCCGTCGCGGCCgatgcttcctcctccttctcgccGCCACCTCTCCCCCCTGCGGCGCCCCTCCAGCGGCCCCAAGAAGAGCGGGGCGGCGAGCAGGCCGGAGGCTCGAGCTCCGCCGCGGCGGGGGTCGACCGGAATGGCAAGAATCTCCCCTCCGCACCCGCAGTTCCTTCTTCGGAGTCTTCATCTTCGAGCTCCGGGGGCAGCAGCCCCGAGGACGCCGACGCCGCGGCCTCCGGATCCCGGCCGTTCGACAGCACGGCGGTGTTCCAGCAACTGCTACGGGAGCAGACGGCCATCAAGGAGGCGGGTGGGCCGTTGGCCGAGGGGACGAGCAAGAAGAAGAAGCCGGAGGAGGCGCAG GTGAAATCGTCGCACGCCATAGCGGAGCTCTGCCACAATCTTATAAAG TTTTTTCTTGGAGAAGAATGGCACTATTCAGAACATGTGAATTACCAG ACACATCCCATCACTGAAGTCAGAAAGTATTATCGGGTTCCTGATTTGGCTACGGGACAAGGAGTGGACCATCTTGATGCCTATTCAGAATTTAGACGGGTGACTGGAGATGGGGAGTGTTTCTACAGGAGCTTCATATTTTCCTACCTT GAGCAAGTTCTTGATAGGCAGGACACACATGAGGAACACCGTCTGCTTGATGCTGTTAAAAGAGTGTCTGTGCAACATGCAGATCTAGGATGGACCTCTAAATTTCCCAGGAGCTACAGA GCATTTAAGAAGCTGATTAAGAAATTAAAGAGATGGAAGAGGCACGGCATGTGGAAGTGGAACAGCATAACATCAACTAGCAG CTACCGTAAAGAGAAACTTCTCGAGTTCTTCAGAAGTTACGATACGACGCAAGACA TTCTTACTTTCCTCAGATTAGTAGTAGCCATCTGGATATGCTCGCACAGGGAGGAGTATGAACAGCGTGTACCAGACCTCAGTGAACATTACAGTCTGAAAGAT TGGTGCTTTGAGCACGTCACTCCATCTCGTGAGTACACGGACCATGTTATGATGACGGCCTTGGCCGAAGCGCTTGAGGTACCCCTTAGAGTGGAGCAACTCAATGGAGGACCTGCTCACGATATCTACACTGGTCCTGGACCTGGAGTTCCTCTTGTGAGTGTGACCCTTCTGTATATGGGCATTCACTATGATGTCCTCTACCCACGCGCTGCTCCTGCCGAGAGTTCAAGTCAACAGAATTCCCAGTGA
- the LOC123063322 gene encoding uncharacterized protein isoform X2, which yields MSQGSPAATGSGSGTAEPAHGQHGDSSPNAAAAASATPSAVAADASSSFSPPPLPPAAPLQRPQEERGGEQAGGSSSAAAGVDRNGKNLPSAPAVPSSESSSSSSGGSSPEDADAAASGSRPFDSTAVFQQLLREQTAIKEAGGPLAEGTSKKKKPEEAQVKSSHAIAELCHNLIKFFLGEEWHYSEHVNYQTHPITEVRKYYRVPDLATGQGVDHLDAYSEFRRVTGDGECFYRSFIFSYLEQVLDRQDTHEEHRLLDAVKRVSVQHADLGWTSKFPRSYRAFKKLIKKLKRWKRHGMWKWNSITSTSSYRKEKLLEFFRSYDTTQDMVSSYFPQISSSHLDMLAQGGV from the exons ATGAGCCAAGGTTCTCCCGCCGCGACGGGGTCCGGTTCAGGGACAGCAGAGccggcccatgggcagcacggggaCTCCtcccccaacgccgccgccgccgcctccgccaccccgAGCGCCGTCGCGGCCgatgcttcctcctccttctcgccGCCACCTCTCCCCCCTGCGGCGCCCCTCCAGCGGCCCCAAGAAGAGCGGGGCGGCGAGCAGGCCGGAGGCTCGAGCTCCGCCGCGGCGGGGGTCGACCGGAATGGCAAGAATCTCCCCTCCGCACCCGCAGTTCCTTCTTCGGAGTCTTCATCTTCGAGCTCCGGGGGCAGCAGCCCCGAGGACGCCGACGCCGCGGCCTCCGGATCCCGGCCGTTCGACAGCACGGCGGTGTTCCAGCAACTGCTACGGGAGCAGACGGCCATCAAGGAGGCGGGTGGGCCGTTGGCCGAGGGGACGAGCAAGAAGAAGAAGCCGGAGGAGGCGCAG GTGAAATCGTCGCACGCCATAGCGGAGCTCTGCCACAATCTTATAAAG TTTTTTCTTGGAGAAGAATGGCACTATTCAGAACATGTGAATTACCAG ACACATCCCATCACTGAAGTCAGAAAGTATTATCGGGTTCCTGATTTGGCTACGGGACAAGGAGTGGACCATCTTGATGCCTATTCAGAATTTAGACGGGTGACTGGAGATGGGGAGTGTTTCTACAGGAGCTTCATATTTTCCTACCTT GAGCAAGTTCTTGATAGGCAGGACACACATGAGGAACACCGTCTGCTTGATGCTGTTAAAAGAGTGTCTGTGCAACATGCAGATCTAGGATGGACCTCTAAATTTCCCAGGAGCTACAGA GCATTTAAGAAGCTGATTAAGAAATTAAAGAGATGGAAGAGGCACGGCATGTGGAAGTGGAACAGCATAACATCAACTAGCAG CTACCGTAAAGAGAAACTTCTCGAGTTCTTCAGAAGTTACGATACGACGCAAGACA TGGTTAGTTCTTACTTTCCTCAGATTAGTAGTAGCCATCTGGATATGCTCGCACAGGGAGGAGTATGA
- the LOC123063323 gene encoding homeobox protein Hox-A13, whose protein sequence is MSQGSPAATGSGTGTAEPAHGQHGDSSSDAAAASASPRAVAADASSTSPPPLPPAAPLERPQEERGREQAGGSCSAAAAGVDREGEGLDPAAPSSAPSPPSSDSSSPDGADAAAAGAGPFNCSVVFQQMLQEQTAIKEAGGPLAEGAGKRKRPEKAQVKSSHAIGELWNNLRKFFHGESPGYVHYSQHVNHQTHPMTEVRKYYLVSDLATGQGVDHLDAYSKFRPVTGDGECFYRSFIFSYLEQVLDRHDTHEEHRLLDALKRVSVQHADLRWTSEFPRSYRGMHNFLQ, encoded by the exons ATGAGCCAAGGTTCTCCCGCCGCGACGGGGTCCGGTACAGGGACAGCAGAGccggcccatgggcagcacggggactcctcctccgacgccgccgccgcctccgcctccccgaGAGCCGTGGCGGCCGATGCCTCCTCCACCTCACCACCACCTCTCCCCCCTGCAGCGCCCCTCGAGCGGCCCCAGGAAGAGCGGGGCCGCGAGCAGGCCGGAGGCTCGTGCTCCGCTGCGGCGGCGGGGGTCGACCGGGAGGGCGAGGGGCTCGATCCCGCAGCTCCTTCTTCGGCGCCTTCTCCTCCGAGCTCCGACAGCAGCAGCCCCGACGGCGCCGACGCCGCGGCCGCCGGAGCCGGGCCGTTCAACTGCAGTGTGGTGTTCCAGCAGATGCTACAGGAACAGACGGCCATCAAGGAGGCGGGCGGGCCGTTGGCTGAGGGGGCGGGCAAGAGGAAGAGGCCGGAGAAGGCGCAG GTGAAATCGTCGCACGCCATAGGGGAGCTCTGGAACAATCTTAGAAAG TTTTTTCATGGAGAATCACCAGGTTATGTGCACTATTCACAACATGTGAATCACCAG ACACATCCCATGACTGAAGTCAGAAAGTATTATTTGGTTTCTGATTTGGCTACGGGACAAGGAGTGGACCATCTTGATGCCTATTCAAAATTTAGACCGGTGACTGGAGATGGGGAGTGTTTCTACAGGAGCTTCATATTTTCCTACCTG GAGCAAGTTCTTGATAGGCACGACACACATGAGGAACACCGTCTCCTTGATGCTCTTAAAAGAGTGTCTGTGCAACACGCAGATCTTAGATGGACCTCTGAATTTCCCAGGAGCTACAGA GGGATGCACAATTTCTTACAGTAG
- the LOC123057194 gene encoding formin-like protein 6, which yields MEQYIQRSLEVEDYSERSRSKPALVCSWVSPQSTSSPLPVHSREPPPPPPIPNSSLPRLPSPCRPSSPSSAATDQPQPPRYHPLPVPLPWQVLREAAQGQPPAVRWPDAEKRRCFGSAVSFALPAGSTPSSSRAHGRCFASYSRSARSMVHGLSRSLATLSRGKGFRLGIGFVTGAAPVDSGGSSPSPLSPPRAAPLPAGHEIVARLSVWSRGTRAGRWLVSNIRT from the exons ATGGAGCAGTACATTCAGAGATCATTAGAGGTCGAAGACTACTCGGAACGTTCACGATCCAAACCTGCTCTCGTGTGCTCCTG GGTTTCTCCCCAATCGACTTCGTCCCCTCTTCCTGTTCACTcgagggagccgccgccgccccctcccattCCAAACTCCTCTCTTCCCCGCCTCCCCTCGCCCTGCCGGCCATCCTCCCCGTCCTCCGCCGCCACCGACCAGCCGCAACCGCCGCGCTACCATCCCCTCCCTGTTCCTCTCCCGTGGCAAGTCCTCCGAGAAGCAGCCCAAGGGCAGCCGCCTGCCGTTCGGTGGCCGGACGCCGAGAAGCGCCGCTGCTTTGGCTCCGCCGTCTCCTTCGCCCTGCCTGCCGGATCCACGCCGTCGTCCTCGCGTGCACACGGCAGGTGCTTCGCCTCTTACTCTCGTTCGGCCAGATCCATGGTGCACGGCCTCTCGCGCTCGCTCGCGACCCTGAGCCGTGGCAAGGGTTTCAGGTTGGGCATCGGCTTCGTCACCGGCGCGGCTCCAGTGGATTCAGGCGGCTCCTCTCCGTCTCCTCTCTCGCCCCCACGCGCGGCTCCGCTTCCCGCTGGCCATGAG ATTGTGGCGAGGTTGAGCGTatggagcagagggaccagggccGGCCGATGGCTTGTTTCCAATATACGTACTTGA